From a region of the Brevibacterium siliguriense genome:
- a CDS encoding PadR family transcriptional regulator produces the protein MNEDDAKALATHEQELRRGTVVFASLVACRRPQYGYSLLTTLTEAGIPTEANTLYPLLRRLEKQGLLSSVWNTEQARPRKYYTLTDSGAEVAAALHSHWLELNSSITKLWKDGTP, from the coding sequence ATGAACGAGGATGACGCAAAGGCACTGGCCACCCACGAACAGGAGCTGCGACGCGGCACCGTGGTCTTCGCCAGCCTCGTCGCCTGCAGACGCCCGCAGTACGGCTACTCCCTGCTGACGACGCTGACGGAAGCGGGCATCCCCACCGAGGCCAATACCCTCTATCCCCTGCTGCGTCGGCTCGAGAAGCAAGGTCTGCTCTCATCCGTTTGGAACACCGAACAAGCTCGACCCCGCAAGTACTACACCCTCACCGACAGCGGCGCCGAAGTCGCCGCCGCACTGCACAGCCACTGGCTCGAACTCAACTCCAGCATCACAAAGCTCTGGAAGGACGGCACACCATGA
- a CDS encoding anthrone oxygenase family protein — translation MEKGLLKTFGRAMPIGMTAATVLATIIAIADPNAWLVSTAVSLGVALVVTIAGNVPINSRTGRITEDAAPEGFIAMRRRWDVFQVVRASLQLLGFVLVAVGVVGLG, via the coding sequence ATGGAGAAGGGCCTTCTGAAGACGTTCGGTCGAGCGATGCCGATCGGGATGACAGCGGCAACCGTTCTGGCCACCATCATCGCGATCGCCGACCCGAACGCGTGGCTGGTTTCGACTGCTGTCAGCCTCGGCGTTGCTCTGGTCGTGACGATCGCCGGGAATGTCCCGATCAATTCTCGAACGGGACGGATCACCGAGGATGCCGCCCCCGAGGGATTCATCGCCATGCGCAGGCGCTGGGACGTCTTCCAGGTCGTGCGCGCCTCGCTGCAGCTGCTCGGATTCGTCCTAGTCGCGGTCGGAGTCGTCGGACTCGGCTGA
- a CDS encoding GNAT family N-acetyltransferase, whose product MTTFPAPTIRSAAPADEARWKELFRAYREFYRLEPSEEVVSRVWSWITDPDHEVQSLVAEVDGRIVAIADFRRFARPSTGSTGIWLDDLFTDPEGRGSGAGRALISRLQIIAAEEGLSVVRWITASDNEQAQLLYEKVAARTNWVTYDAKPEEG is encoded by the coding sequence ATGACGACGTTCCCGGCCCCGACGATCCGCTCCGCCGCGCCCGCAGACGAGGCCCGGTGGAAGGAGCTCTTCCGCGCCTACCGAGAGTTCTACCGACTGGAGCCGTCCGAGGAGGTCGTCTCTCGCGTGTGGTCGTGGATCACCGATCCCGACCATGAGGTGCAGAGCCTCGTCGCCGAGGTGGACGGACGGATCGTCGCCATCGCAGACTTCCGCCGGTTCGCCCGCCCTTCGACCGGGTCGACGGGAATCTGGCTCGATGATCTGTTCACCGACCCGGAGGGGCGCGGATCAGGCGCGGGCCGCGCTCTCATCTCCCGATTACAGATCATCGCAGCCGAGGAAGGCCTGTCCGTGGTCCGGTGGATCACGGCGTCCGACAATGAACAGGCTCAGTTGCTCTACGAGAAGGTCGCAGCACGGACGAACTGGGTCACCTACGATGCGAAGCCTGAAGAGGGGTGA
- a CDS encoding maleylpyruvate isomerase family mycothiol-dependent enzyme: MNETEYWDLIHAERTRLADRLTTLEPEQWAHTTLCAEWSVEQVVSHLAAAATTGKWAWIRSIIRAGFDPAKHNARLLERRLGASPGETLANFRNAISLTIAPTKDFPAFLGEVIVHGQDIARPLELDLVPSDEATVEVARYFAVKDFAVNSKTLVKELKLSAIDADFESGRGPEVIGRVLDLVMAMAGRPEALADLTGSGVPELRRRIG; this comes from the coding sequence ATGAACGAAACCGAATACTGGGACCTCATCCATGCCGAGCGCACACGCCTGGCCGATCGGCTGACAACCCTCGAACCCGAGCAGTGGGCGCACACCACACTGTGCGCAGAATGGTCGGTCGAGCAGGTCGTCTCCCACCTGGCAGCCGCGGCCACCACCGGAAAGTGGGCCTGGATCCGCAGCATCATCCGAGCTGGATTCGACCCTGCCAAACACAACGCGCGACTGCTCGAGCGCCGCCTCGGTGCCTCACCGGGGGAGACCCTTGCGAATTTCCGCAACGCAATCTCACTGACTATCGCTCCGACCAAGGACTTCCCGGCCTTCCTCGGTGAAGTCATCGTCCACGGTCAGGACATCGCACGACCACTGGAGCTCGACCTGGTTCCAAGCGACGAGGCGACCGTCGAGGTGGCGCGATACTTCGCCGTCAAGGACTTCGCTGTGAACTCGAAGACCCTGGTCAAAGAGTTGAAACTCAGTGCCATCGACGCAGATTTCGAATCCGGACGCGGGCCGGAGGTGATCGGTCGAGTCCTCGACCTCGTCATGGCCATGGCAGGCCGACCGGAGGCATTGGCGGATCTGACCGGGAGCGGAGTCCCCGAGCTCCGGCGAAGGATCGGCTGA
- a CDS encoding ASCH domain-containing protein, translating to MSQSKRLSGALSSYWYRARSWNPALPESIPEAWAFGATTEHADELLALVLDGTKTGTASALWDIEADGEPVPEAGELSIILDGRSRPSALIETTAIDIVPFSEVTADHARSEGEGDRTLAAWREIHERFWTEYGRRGFSPQMPVVCERFRLIFGAHGEAPESESGDDSRGENA from the coding sequence ATGAGTCAGTCGAAGAGGCTCAGTGGTGCGCTCAGCTCCTACTGGTATCGGGCCCGCAGTTGGAACCCCGCCCTCCCGGAGTCGATTCCTGAAGCGTGGGCCTTCGGTGCGACTACTGAACATGCGGATGAACTCCTCGCCCTCGTTCTGGATGGGACGAAGACGGGCACCGCCTCGGCGCTGTGGGACATCGAAGCCGACGGTGAGCCCGTCCCCGAGGCGGGAGAGCTGAGCATCATCCTCGACGGCCGCAGCCGGCCGAGTGCCCTCATCGAAACCACAGCGATCGACATCGTCCCGTTCTCGGAGGTGACCGCCGATCATGCCCGTTCGGAAGGCGAAGGTGACCGAACTCTGGCTGCGTGGCGCGAGATCCATGAGCGCTTCTGGACCGAATACGGGAGGCGAGGATTCTCGCCCCAGATGCCGGTCGTGTGCGAACGTTTCCGGCTGATCTTCGGGGCCCACGGCGAAGCACCCGAGAGTGAATCCGGCGATGACTCACGCGGGGAGAACGCATGA
- a CDS encoding TetR/AcrR family transcriptional regulator C-terminal domain-containing protein: MADIDVRVFSRPEESPENVSWDRALELWARSYLRAFAGHPNLIRLLATTSIRDLSTYEMYDAVIGGLRRGGWPQGQTVAVMRSVEAFVLGSALDIVAPGDLITQESAGDGFAEVQGALDPRFDANSSAAASFEFGLTSLIQGLKHQLEALS; this comes from the coding sequence GTGGCCGATATCGACGTTCGAGTATTCTCTCGCCCCGAGGAGTCGCCGGAGAACGTGTCGTGGGACAGGGCACTCGAATTGTGGGCCCGATCCTATCTCAGGGCCTTTGCCGGCCACCCGAACCTCATCCGGCTGCTGGCGACGACTTCCATTCGAGACCTCTCAACCTATGAAATGTACGACGCCGTGATCGGTGGGCTTCGCCGAGGCGGATGGCCGCAAGGCCAGACTGTGGCGGTGATGCGGTCCGTCGAAGCCTTTGTCCTCGGTTCTGCTCTGGACATCGTCGCTCCCGGCGATCTCATCACTCAGGAATCGGCCGGAGACGGATTTGCGGAGGTTCAGGGCGCGCTGGACCCGCGATTCGACGCGAACTCGTCAGCGGCGGCTTCATTCGAGTTTGGGCTGACAAGCTTGATCCAGGGTTTGAAGCACCAGCTCGAGGCCCTGTCATGA
- a CDS encoding MerR family transcriptional regulator — MRMAELSRRSELSVPTIQCYLREGLLRPGRRTSVNLAVYDQTHLERLRLIRALTTVAGLRLAKVRAVVDAMDRQASEFEAMGVTQDALIGEADGDDAADAGSMEDRIRGVVLRGPLLEALVLLAQQHFAQELTLSEEG, encoded by the coding sequence ATGAGGATGGCGGAACTGTCCCGTCGCTCTGAGCTGAGCGTGCCGACCATCCAGTGCTACCTGCGAGAAGGCCTGCTGCGGCCGGGCCGTCGGACGAGTGTGAATCTGGCCGTCTATGACCAGACTCATCTCGAGCGGCTGCGCCTCATCCGTGCATTGACGACTGTGGCCGGACTGCGCTTGGCGAAAGTGCGAGCCGTCGTCGACGCGATGGACAGACAGGCCTCGGAGTTTGAAGCGATGGGCGTTACCCAGGATGCGCTCATCGGCGAGGCCGACGGTGACGACGCCGCCGATGCCGGCAGTATGGAGGACCGGATCCGCGGAGTCGTGCTGCGCGGGCCCCTGCTCGAGGCACTGGTCCTGCTCGCGCAGCAGCACTTCGCGCAGGAACTCACTCTTTCGGAAGAAGGCTGA
- a CDS encoding amidohydrolase, giving the protein MTTQHFHNGTIWLGASAEPADSLVVRDGVVVATDSLAVSSELARITNQDDAAFESIDLEGRFLMPSFGDGHAHPIFGGLEAEGPQVRSCTSIEEIIAEVKRYAEAHPDDDWITGASYDGSLASDGLFDAEWLDRAVPDRPVVLRAWDYHTVWCNSRALELAGITAETPEPQIGEIPRRDNGSPLGTLREWGAVDLIEAVRSPLHESTRLRALDRAAEYYLARGVTWVQDAWVEPADVETYVSASQQNRLKLRFNLAFYADPRRVTQQLPEMLAARQRIDDLSDPFLTAQTVKFFADGVIENETGSLIEPYCTSLHNHGMQVWEGDSLAEAVRMVDSAGFQIHIHAIGDAAVRQALDAIEYTVQKNGVHDRRPVIAHAQIIDSADLSRFAELGVIANMQPLWAQLDDLMTVLTVPRIGSERALAQYRMRSVLDSGGHLSFGSDWPCTSGTPVKGLAVAVSRQNNEGEPDGGWTPEEILDVERSLDAYTATVAYQAFAENGSEAWGAIRPGASADFIVLDRDPRTLPPQELSATPVRRTYLRGVAVHSAD; this is encoded by the coding sequence TTGACGACACAGCATTTCCACAACGGCACAATCTGGCTGGGGGCAAGCGCCGAACCCGCGGACTCCCTTGTGGTGCGAGACGGCGTTGTCGTTGCCACCGATTCACTCGCTGTGTCTTCCGAGCTCGCCCGCATTACGAACCAGGACGATGCGGCCTTCGAGTCCATTGACCTCGAGGGCAGGTTTCTCATGCCGTCTTTCGGCGACGGCCATGCCCATCCGATCTTCGGCGGATTGGAAGCTGAAGGACCGCAGGTGAGGTCGTGCACGAGCATCGAAGAGATTATCGCCGAAGTGAAACGGTACGCCGAGGCTCATCCCGACGACGATTGGATCACGGGCGCATCTTATGACGGAAGCCTGGCGAGCGACGGCCTCTTCGACGCCGAATGGCTCGACAGAGCAGTACCCGACCGACCAGTGGTCCTTCGCGCCTGGGACTACCACACGGTATGGTGCAACTCGCGAGCATTGGAGTTGGCGGGGATCACAGCGGAGACCCCGGAACCGCAGATCGGCGAAATACCGCGCAGAGACAACGGCTCCCCGCTTGGGACTCTGCGCGAATGGGGTGCCGTAGATCTGATCGAAGCAGTTCGCTCGCCACTCCACGAATCCACCCGGCTACGCGCTCTCGATCGGGCCGCCGAGTACTACCTCGCGCGAGGCGTCACCTGGGTCCAAGACGCCTGGGTGGAGCCGGCCGACGTTGAAACCTATGTATCCGCCTCTCAGCAGAATCGGCTCAAGCTGCGATTCAATCTCGCGTTCTACGCCGATCCCCGCCGCGTCACGCAACAGCTGCCCGAAATGCTCGCTGCGCGCCAACGGATCGACGACCTTTCGGATCCGTTCCTGACCGCTCAGACCGTGAAGTTCTTCGCCGACGGAGTCATCGAAAACGAAACCGGTTCGCTCATCGAGCCCTACTGCACGTCTCTGCACAATCACGGCATGCAAGTCTGGGAAGGAGATTCGCTGGCAGAAGCAGTTCGTATGGTCGACTCGGCAGGGTTTCAAATCCACATCCATGCGATCGGCGACGCAGCCGTTCGTCAGGCGTTGGACGCCATCGAATACACCGTCCAGAAGAACGGAGTCCATGACCGGCGGCCGGTGATCGCGCATGCCCAGATCATCGACTCCGCAGACTTGTCCCGATTTGCCGAACTTGGTGTCATCGCGAACATGCAGCCCCTGTGGGCTCAGCTCGATGACCTCATGACTGTACTGACCGTCCCCCGGATCGGCAGTGAACGCGCCCTGGCGCAATATCGGATGCGCAGCGTCCTCGACAGCGGCGGGCACCTCTCGTTCGGCTCGGACTGGCCCTGCACTTCGGGGACGCCGGTCAAAGGACTCGCCGTTGCCGTGAGCAGGCAGAACAACGAGGGTGAGCCCGATGGCGGATGGACCCCCGAAGAGATTCTCGACGTCGAACGCTCCCTCGATGCGTACACGGCAACGGTTGCCTACCAAGCATTTGCCGAGAATGGATCTGAAGCATGGGGCGCGATCCGGCCAGGAGCGAGCGCCGATTTCATCGTCCTTGACAGGGATCCTCGAACACTGCCTCCGCAGGAACTGTCTGCCACTCCTGTTCGCCGCACCTACCTGCGTGGCGTGGCCGTTCATTCAGCGGACTGA